A region from the Thermomicrobiales bacterium genome encodes:
- a CDS encoding SMP-30/gluconolactonase/LRE family protein: protein MAQAEFEFLDDRFGNCVNTNATVEKLFTGCRWAEGPAYFPAGRYLVWSDIPNDRMLRFDETDNSVSVFRHPAGYTNGHTIDRQGRLVSCEHGGRRVSRTEFDGSVTTIAGSFDGKRLNSPNDVVVKSDGSIWFTDPTYGIDSDLEGFQAESEVGDCHVYRVDGETGAITIATDALVRPNGLAFSPDEQFLYVSDTGASHVKGHPAQIRVFEVEDGKTLRGGGEFATCTNGFFDGFRLDTAGRIWTSAGDGVHVYDPDGTLLGKVLVPEVVANVEFGGLKRNRLFICGTTSLYSLMVPVNGVKKV, encoded by the coding sequence ATGGCGCAAGCGGAATTCGAGTTTCTGGACGACCGATTTGGCAACTGCGTCAACACCAATGCGACGGTCGAAAAACTCTTCACCGGTTGCCGCTGGGCGGAAGGGCCGGCCTATTTCCCGGCTGGCCGCTATCTCGTTTGGAGCGATATTCCGAACGACCGGATGCTGCGCTTCGATGAAACGGACAACTCGGTCAGTGTCTTTCGGCATCCGGCTGGCTACACCAACGGGCACACCATCGACCGTCAGGGGCGGCTCGTCTCGTGCGAGCATGGCGGCCGGCGTGTGTCACGCACCGAGTTCGATGGTTCGGTCACCACGATCGCGGGCTCTTTCGATGGAAAACGGCTGAACAGCCCGAACGATGTGGTGGTCAAATCGGACGGATCGATCTGGTTCACCGATCCGACCTATGGCATCGACTCCGACCTCGAAGGTTTCCAGGCGGAAAGCGAGGTCGGCGACTGTCACGTCTATCGCGTCGATGGCGAAACGGGAGCGATCACGATTGCCACCGATGCGCTCGTGCGGCCGAACGGACTCGCCTTTTCGCCGGACGAGCAGTTCCTCTATGTCTCCGACACCGGCGCGTCCCATGTGAAGGGGCATCCGGCGCAGATTCGCGTTTTCGAAGTCGAGGACGGCAAGACGTTGCGGGGCGGCGGGGAGTTTGCAACCTGCACAAACGGGTTTTTCGATGGTTTCCGGCTCGATACTGCTGGCCGAATCTGGACGAGCGCCGGTGACGGAGTGCACGTCTACGATCCGGATGGCACGCTACTCGGCAAGGTTCTCGTGCCCGAAGTGGTGGCCAACGTCGAGTTCGGCGGCCTAAAGCGCAATCGCCTCTTTATCTGCGGGACCACGTCGCTCTATTCGCTCATGGTGCCGGTCAACGGGGTCAAGAAGGTCTAG
- a CDS encoding four-carbon acid sugar kinase family protein translates to MRQTGRRAVIIAPALPDQARMTVDGNVYVNDVLLTESPLGVGRCFGASVVELLGLPGDLGRSIGLETVRAEPILARRHRPCGAANRRDRRGIEQ, encoded by the coding sequence ATGCGGCAGACCGGACGCCGGGCCGTCATCATTGCGCCGGCGCTGCCAGATCAGGCGCGCATGACCGTCGATGGCAATGTGTATGTCAACGATGTGCTGCTCACCGAATCGCCCCTCGGCGTGGGGCGATGCTTCGGCGCCTCCGTCGTCGAGCTCCTGGGGCTTCCGGGTGATCTCGGCCGCTCGATCGGTCTCGAAACGGTGCGGGCGGAACCGATCCTTGCGCGCCGCCATCGACCATGTGGTGCGGCCAATCGTCGTGATCGACGCGGAATCGAACAGTGA
- a CDS encoding transglycosylase SLT domain-containing protein produces MTAAHRVAGPMEWGKARRLAAALLVAFSMMTAASVVFAGTTAAQTESDAVLQWLPEIQSAAAATGVPAEVIAAVIRVESGGDPNAVSVAGAIGLMQVMPAEFQSQGISEDLWFDPATNVMAGSTEIGKFLAATGSIEQALASYFGSGCDAVGTCTDGYISTVMSYAAAYATAIANGTAVDLSGVSVSTGNGTTTEGGSTDTGSWTTDDSYTDDGWTDDGSWQGAPPPAGDGSWQGGPGGDPNWDDPNGDGDATGDDGADTGDESSGDGTESETDGDDTGTDTGTDDGTGIDEGEAVG; encoded by the coding sequence GTGACCGCGGCCCACAGGGTTGCAGGTCCTATGGAATGGGGGAAGGCGCGCCGACTGGCTGCGGCGCTTCTTGTTGCGTTCTCGATGATGACTGCGGCAAGCGTCGTGTTTGCAGGCACGACCGCCGCTCAAACGGAATCTGATGCGGTCTTGCAGTGGCTGCCTGAGATTCAATCGGCGGCGGCGGCAACGGGCGTTCCGGCTGAGGTGATTGCCGCAGTGATCCGCGTCGAGTCCGGCGGCGATCCGAATGCGGTCTCGGTGGCGGGCGCGATCGGGTTGATGCAGGTCATGCCGGCCGAGTTTCAGAGCCAGGGCATATCGGAAGATCTCTGGTTCGACCCGGCGACGAACGTCATGGCCGGTTCGACCGAGATCGGGAAGTTCCTGGCCGCGACCGGGTCGATCGAACAGGCATTGGCAAGCTACTTCGGAAGCGGGTGCGATGCGGTCGGTACCTGCACCGATGGATACATCAGCACCGTCATGAGCTATGCCGCGGCCTATGCCACCGCCATTGCCAACGGCACCGCGGTCGACCTGTCGGGGGTATCGGTTTCCACCGGAAACGGCACGACGACGGAGGGCGGCTCCACCGACACCGGGTCGTGGACGACCGACGACAGCTACACCGACGATGGTTGGACCGATGATGGTTCCTGGCAAGGCGCGCCACCTCCCGCTGGCGACGGTTCGTGGCAGGGCGGTCCGGGGGGCGACCCGAACTGGGATGACCCCAACGGCGACGGTGATGCGACGGGAGACGACGGCGCCGATACCGGGGACGAATCCAGCGGCGACGGGACCGAATCCGAGACTGATGGCGACGACACTGGAACCGATACGGGCACGGACGACGGAACCGGCATCGACGAGGGCGAAGCGGTCGGCTGA
- a CDS encoding helix-turn-helix domain-containing protein, whose product MLEDDVRVAPRHDGDRRASHARGVDGAPVELTATEFQLLATMARRPGQVFTRGQLLDAVRGDAFEGYERAIDAHIKNIRRKVEPDSAKPTYVQTVYGVAGYRFAEGYRGEFDTQEPPPWWPADEPWPPDDWKMAATIRAAYCRAHARTPASWFWRRAFSPCCIYWDVWRKRRPGRQRQQAIVPFSGLVVLILLACARHAQLSRAPQCAGARRSGSRRGPHRRRGVRHRAPSAGGPKRKIYTVGDAPLAARLRNAEVQRVALQAEIAQTTHTAFP is encoded by the coding sequence GTGCTCGAGGATGACGTTCGTGTTGCGCCGCGGCACGATGGAGATCGACGTGCCTCGCATGCGCGTGGCGTGGATGGGGCGCCGGTCGAACTGACCGCTACCGAGTTCCAACTGCTCGCCACCATGGCGCGCCGCCCGGGACAGGTGTTCACCCGCGGGCAGCTCCTCGATGCCGTGCGCGGCGATGCGTTCGAAGGATACGAGCGGGCAATCGATGCGCATATCAAGAACATCCGCCGCAAGGTCGAACCCGACTCGGCCAAGCCAACCTACGTTCAGACGGTCTACGGTGTGGCAGGATACCGCTTCGCGGAGGGGTATCGAGGTGAGTTCGACACACAGGAACCGCCACCCTGGTGGCCGGCAGACGAACCATGGCCACCCGACGACTGGAAGATGGCAGCGACAATTCGCGCCGCGTATTGCCGCGCTCATGCTCGGACCCCGGCCTCCTGGTTCTGGCGTCGTGCGTTCTCTCCATGCTGCATCTATTGGGACGTTTGGAGGAAGCGTCGACCGGGCCGGCAGCGACAGCAGGCGATCGTGCCATTCAGCGGTCTTGTCGTCCTCATCCTGCTGGCGTGTGCTCGGCACGCGCAGCTTTCTCGCGCGCCGCAATGCGCTGGCGCTCGACGAAGTGGCAGTAGGCGTGGACCACATCGCCGCCGGGGAGTACGACATCGGGCGCCGAGCGCGGGTGGCCCGAAACGCAAGATCTACACGGTCGGTGATGCTCCGCTGGCGGCCCGGCTGCGCAACGCCGAGGTACAACGTGTCGCGCTACAGGCCGAGATTGCGCAGACTACGCACACCGCTTTCCCGTGA
- a CDS encoding DUF4389 domain-containing protein, translating to MSRWKIFVKWLLAIPHYIVLGIFSIMVSIIVWIVWFISSLHQALSGSLFKLVMTYMRWTANVNAYVMLSWTSTLHSEKDHTRFGSICRTRQCLSLAHLHPSGCW from the coding sequence TTGTCCCGTTGGAAGATCTTCGTCAAGTGGCTGCTGGCCATTCCCCATTACATCGTGCTGGGAATCTTCAGCATCATGGTCAGCATCATCGTCTGGATCGTTTGGTTCATCTCGTCTCTTCACCAAGCGCTATCCGGAAGTCTCTTCAAATTGGTGATGACCTACATGCGGTGGACGGCCAACGTGAACGCATACGTGATGCTCAGCTGGACGAGTACCCTCCATTCAGAGAAGGACCATACCCGCTTCGGCTCGATTTGCCGTACCCGGCAGTGTCTCTCGCTGGCTCATCTTCATCCAAGTGGTTGCTGGTGA
- a CDS encoding serine hydrolase: MTRARIPLIALLIATICSIGLLAPPDHASAELAIPDSPAGRQLIWALDQVNSGAGDLTEADIPDHFSDAYLDVIKPSELVWYFGQYIAPAGPMTVVRYEGGATDLRTNVIVQVPSGYWRVELTVTPDPSHKIDLMWFEPVYVPPATASVPRGWSDLKDDFAAIAPNVSVTIAEVDGGECLPIARVDPDLVLPIASSFKLYVLGEAARQVEAGTASWDELLPIDPQFISQPNGEMRYLPVGSEYSVAHFAEQMISKSDNTATDHLIGRLGREAVQSAFAEMGQADPSVNVPLMLTREWFALRMRFTDDQIEDYLALDDAEKLDFLRETADPVADTIEETELWPGSRWAYDVEWFASSGDLCRALAYLQEKGSQPGMETVLNALSLKPEIVFDPAVWSYVGYKGGYETGVMSENFLLQRASDGRWFAIAAVITDPNWEINGFGLRDLIVEAAQALAVEE, translated from the coding sequence ATGACACGCGCCCGAATCCCACTCATCGCTCTCTTGATCGCGACCATCTGCTCGATCGGGCTGCTGGCGCCACCTGATCATGCGTCGGCCGAGCTGGCTATCCCCGACTCTCCGGCCGGCCGTCAGCTCATCTGGGCGCTGGATCAGGTGAACTCCGGCGCCGGGGATCTGACCGAGGCCGATATTCCTGACCACTTCTCCGATGCCTATCTCGACGTGATCAAACCGTCCGAATTGGTTTGGTACTTCGGGCAGTACATCGCTCCGGCCGGACCGATGACCGTCGTGCGCTACGAGGGTGGGGCCACTGACCTGCGTACAAATGTGATCGTCCAGGTGCCCTCCGGCTACTGGCGGGTCGAATTGACGGTCACGCCCGATCCGTCCCACAAGATCGACCTGATGTGGTTCGAGCCGGTCTATGTTCCCCCCGCGACCGCGAGTGTTCCACGGGGCTGGAGTGACCTGAAGGACGATTTCGCTGCCATCGCCCCGAACGTGAGCGTGACCATTGCCGAGGTCGACGGAGGAGAGTGCCTGCCCATCGCCCGGGTCGACCCTGATCTCGTGCTCCCGATCGCATCGTCGTTCAAGCTGTATGTGCTCGGGGAGGCAGCGCGCCAGGTGGAAGCGGGAACGGCCTCTTGGGATGAGCTGTTGCCGATCGATCCGCAATTCATCAGTCAGCCGAACGGTGAAATGCGCTATCTGCCGGTTGGTTCCGAGTATTCCGTCGCCCACTTCGCCGAGCAGATGATTTCGAAATCCGACAACACCGCCACCGACCACCTCATCGGGCGACTCGGCCGGGAAGCGGTCCAGTCAGCCTTTGCCGAGATGGGACAGGCGGACCCATCCGTGAACGTGCCGCTCATGCTGACCCGCGAGTGGTTCGCGCTGCGCATGCGTTTCACCGACGATCAGATCGAAGACTATCTGGCCCTGGACGACGCGGAGAAGCTGGACTTCCTGCGGGAAACGGCCGATCCGGTTGCCGACACGATCGAAGAGACCGAGCTCTGGCCAGGTTCGCGCTGGGCCTACGATGTCGAGTGGTTTGCCTCCTCGGGAGACCTTTGCCGCGCTCTCGCCTATCTTCAGGAAAAAGGGTCGCAACCCGGTATGGAAACCGTGCTGAACGCGCTCTCGCTCAAGCCGGAGATCGTGTTCGACCCCGCGGTCTGGAGCTACGTTGGCTACAAGGGTGGCTACGAAACCGGCGTGATGTCGGAGAACTTCCTGCTGCAGCGCGCCTCGGATGGGCGATGGTTCGCGATTGCCGCGGTCATCACCGACCCGAACTGGGAAATCAACGGATTTGGCCTGCGCGACCTGATCGTCGAGGCCGCGCAAGCGTTGGCCGTCGAGGAATAA
- a CDS encoding 4-hydroxythreonine-4-phosphate dehydrogenase PdxA: MTKQRVMDVIQIAYDACRALGVAQPRIAVAGLNPHASEGGLFGNEEATAIEPAINEMRARGMDVSDRWPRLVFLHEPGAYDILIVWRCCAIRGIPMKLLAFDSGVNVSLGLPVIRTSVDHGTAFDIAGRGLPGKRACWPQSTSRSRWSERGTRAAHRLHHGRSSLPTI; encoded by the coding sequence GTGACCAAACAGCGCGTCATGGACGTGATCCAGATCGCCTACGATGCCTGCCGCGCGCTTGGCGTCGCGCAGCCTCGCATCGCGGTCGCCGGACTCAATCCCCACGCCAGCGAAGGCGGTCTCTTCGGAAACGAAGAAGCAACCGCTATCGAACCGGCCATCAACGAGATGCGCGCGCGCGGTATGGACGTTTCGGATCGTTGGCCCCGGTTGGTCTTCCTGCACGAGCCAGGGGCGTACGACATCCTCATCGTGTGGCGATGCTGTGCGATCAGGGGCATTCCCATGAAATTGCTGGCGTTCGATTCGGGCGTCAACGTCAGTCTTGGTTTGCCGGTGATCCGCACCTCGGTCGATCATGGCACCGCATTCGACATCGCCGGGCGGGGATTGCCCGGGAAGAGAGCATGCTGGCCGCAATCGACGTCGCGGTCCAGATGGTCCGAGCGAGGAACGCGAGCGGCGCATCGACTCCACCACGGGCGATCGTCGTTGCCGACGATTTGA
- a CDS encoding 4-hydroxythreonine-4-phosphate dehydrogenase PdxA codes for MLKALAHPAVYGQCNPLVIGDRRILDRAMIELNIDPLHIDDAGGPATAVFQPGTATLIDLNSQSSRLSLGSHSPASGKAAVEYLCACDMAMAGEVDAIVTAPLNKAAMFAAGFRIAGHTELLTDAPARERSMLLIGPNLRVVHVSTHVAL; via the coding sequence GTGCTGAAGGCATTGGCGCATCCAGCCGTATACGGGCAATGCAACCCGCTCGTCATCGGTGACCGTCGCATTCTCGACCGCGCGATGATCGAGCTGAACATCGACCCGCTCCACATCGACGACGCTGGAGGACCCGCAACCGCAGTCTTCCAGCCGGGCACAGCAACCCTCATCGACCTGAACAGCCAATCCAGCCGATTGTCCCTGGGGAGTCATTCGCCCGCCAGCGGCAAAGCAGCGGTGGAGTATCTTTGCGCTTGCGACATGGCAATGGCCGGCGAGGTCGACGCCATCGTCACCGCCCCGCTGAACAAGGCCGCCATGTTTGCCGCGGGCTTTCGCATCGCCGGGCACACCGAACTGCTAACCGACGCACCCGCGCGGGAAAGGTCAATGCTGCTCATCGGTCCCAACCTCCGAGTGGTGCATGTCTCCACCCATGTCGCGCTTTGA
- a CDS encoding nucleotide-binding domain containing protein yields the protein MPRSQATKSPRALAALATEIPRVLDRYDAMVLTGGDVAGAVCARLEAERHLPGGEVLPAIPWGTLSGGKRAGLPYRTTKAGSFGDERAMVDAVRFLTRGQTDRRPAAVRHRLRFGHLAQVANHVPVNGRAVRAPGFRIARPKRHVRRATDLSPSKIWCR from the coding sequence ATTCCTCGCTCCCAGGCGACGAAATCGCCCAGGGCGCTTGCCGCTCTTGCAACAGAGATCCCCCGCGTGCTCGACCGCTACGATGCCATGGTGCTCACCGGTGGCGACGTGGCAGGCGCCGTTTGCGCGCGCCTGGAAGCAGAGCGCCATCTGCCTGGGGGCGAAGTGCTCCCGGCTATTCCCTGGGGCACGCTTTCGGGCGGCAAACGCGCCGGGCTCCCCTATCGTACGACCAAGGCTGGCAGTTTCGGCGATGAGCGCGCAATGGTCGACGCAGTGCGGTTTCTCACCAGAGGACAAACTGACCGTCGACCAGCAGCGGTTCGCCATCGACTTCGATTCGGCCATCTGGCGCAAGTCGCAAATCATGTCCCAGTGAATGGCCGAGCGGTTCGTGCTCCCGGTTTCCGGATAGCCCGCCCCAAGCGCCATGTGCGCCGTGCCACCGATCTTTCGCCGAGCAAGATCTGGTGCCGGTGA
- a CDS encoding NlpC/P60 family protein → MQYGNLQPGDLVFFQNTYTVGLSHVGMYIGNDQFIHAENENTGVRISSLSSNYYSTRYLGARRLT, encoded by the coding sequence ATCCAGTACGGCAACCTGCAACCGGGCGATCTGGTCTTCTTCCAGAACACCTACACCGTCGGGCTCTCGCACGTCGGCATGTACATCGGCAACGACCAGTTCATCCACGCCGAGAACGAAAACACCGGAGTCCGCATCAGCTCGCTCAGCTCGAACTACTACTCGACACGCTATCTCGGCGCGAGACGGCTCACGTAG
- a CDS encoding C45 family peptidase, with protein sequence MSMETVKQSLDMLWCSGGPTERGQQHGEALRPLIDEGVGRWLDVLASTHGIDPDEYIVEFLRNTSYRASIERWAPELLLEVHGIAAGSGQSVDRLLVYSMLDEEWHYSKTRSSAEAPGCTAVGVRAGNGRPTLIGQTMDIPSVHDGTQVVVIHEEQGAPTQAVFTGAGMIGLMGVNSAGVGLCVNNLEMLPAARFGMPVTFLERKLLDTFSAEEASYALQAMQHTIGQHYLIGDPTELLSFEADADRTVRGAVDLRVVPHANHPLYEHSDGPDGETFAIGPNTLSRQACMATLTETASTIDEIESALADTTAPISREPKNGFMTFGAMAAELSSPPVVRFAAGPPHLWPFVEVSFER encoded by the coding sequence ATGTCGATGGAAACGGTGAAACAATCGCTGGACATGCTTTGGTGCAGCGGTGGCCCGACTGAACGCGGCCAGCAGCATGGAGAAGCGTTGCGCCCTTTGATCGATGAAGGGGTTGGCCGCTGGCTGGACGTGCTGGCGTCCACTCATGGCATCGATCCGGATGAATACATCGTCGAGTTCCTGCGCAATACCTCCTATCGCGCATCGATCGAGCGATGGGCGCCGGAACTGTTGCTGGAGGTGCATGGGATTGCCGCCGGATCGGGTCAATCGGTCGACCGCCTGCTCGTCTATTCGATGCTGGACGAGGAGTGGCACTACTCCAAGACCCGGAGCTCTGCCGAGGCCCCCGGGTGCACCGCGGTCGGTGTGCGCGCTGGGAATGGCCGCCCGACGCTCATCGGTCAGACCATGGATATTCCATCGGTGCACGACGGCACCCAGGTGGTCGTCATCCACGAAGAACAAGGTGCGCCCACCCAGGCAGTGTTCACCGGCGCCGGTATGATCGGGTTGATGGGTGTCAACTCCGCCGGGGTTGGCCTCTGCGTCAACAACCTGGAGATGTTGCCGGCCGCGCGCTTCGGCATGCCGGTGACCTTTCTCGAACGCAAGCTCCTGGACACGTTCTCGGCGGAAGAGGCGAGTTACGCCTTGCAGGCCATGCAGCACACAATTGGACAGCACTACCTGATCGGCGACCCAACGGAGTTGCTTTCCTTCGAGGCCGACGCGGATCGAACCGTCCGGGGCGCAGTCGATCTGCGCGTTGTCCCCCATGCGAATCACCCGCTCTACGAACACTCCGATGGGCCGGACGGAGAGACGTTTGCCATAGGCCCAAACACACTCTCCCGGCAAGCGTGCATGGCCACGCTCACCGAAACGGCCAGCACGATCGATGAGATCGAATCGGCGCTTGCCGACACGACCGCGCCGATCAGCCGTGAGCCAAAGAACGGGTTCATGACCTTCGGCGCCATGGCAGCCGAGCTCTCATCGCCGCCAGTGGTGCGATTCGCGGCGGGGCCGCCGCATCTGTGGCCGTTTGTCGAGGTGTCGTTCGAGCGTTGA